A segment of the Solanum lycopersicum chromosome 9, SLM_r2.1 genome:
TTGTAAATCGAAAATTTGCTGATTGAACTGTATTTATTAAAGATAGGAGGGTAAGTATTAATTCATCATTTATTGCTGAGTCACAATTTTTAATAAGGGAGttcaaaatttgtaaaaatgGACATTTGAAGTAGCTGAAGGGttcgacatctactatatatatatatatatatatatatatatatatatatatatatatatatatatattttaatcatatataaataatacttCATCCGTTTCACAAAAAATGATCTGGTTTGACTTGATACGGTTTAAGGatataaagaagacttttgaatcttgtggtcctaaattaaagttagattaaatgtacaaaattaccctttgATCTTATGGCcctaaacatgtcacgtggaaaactgaaattaaaatgttaccaaCAAAAGAAAGAGTTCATTCTCTTTGAAACaaacttaaaagaaaaggagatcattcttttttaaacgaagtgagtataattttttattgaaggGGGTTCGAATGAATTTCATTCATACAAAATGGCTCCGCCCCTGAATGATGTCGTTTAAAGTTTGAACTGTTTTGCTAAATATAGTGGTAGGctgaaaaatatattgttattttcaattaaaattctcgacttctaaagttttaaaaatgaaaCTATATTTTCAACAACATATTTTAcctctaaaataaaatctttcttAGTAAATCTGAATTTATCGAGCCTCAAAGCTAACATCAAATAGGAGAACCCAAAACATCTAGAACATTTTGGTTTCATTTTCGAAACCCAACTTTATTTTGTCAAATTCATTTTGGTaaagtttttgaaaaactttgtaataaattaaaaaaggtaCTTTGTTGTGTACCACACAAATGTGTATGAAAGATTCCAAAGGAAAAGTTTGCaactttttctccctttttatcTATAGTATATACAAATAGATTCCTACTTATCTTGGTGAGCATATAAAAtctagtttaatttatttgatgaaatttatagcaattaactatttattaattctttttttaatttaagattgTCTTCTTTTGGTTTGAGGTTAACATTCTGTTACTGAGTTCATATAAGTTCACTTAGATACAAgacaagaataaaattaaacagAATAGATAAAATGAAGGTCATAGTTCAAATAATATGGatgaaatttatctttttagtaaaaaatttcGGGacgaatttaaaatattataggaATGAATTTTCATATCCTCTTATTGTTGTAGGTATGAATTAAAGGTCAGGGTTTGAATTATCTCTTTAGTAAATCTATTTGAAacgaatttaaaatattatagagATCCAAcgtaaatttatatattttttttatgtatgaaatGGTGGTCCTGATTTGAACAATGAGGATGAAACTTAATATAAATGAATTTGTCcaaaatgaattcaaaatattaaagagAGTATTTTATATATCCTCTTATTTCTTGTTGTAGGTATGAAATGGAGGTCATCTCAAACAATGAGGATGAAATTTATCTCTTTAATGAATAGGATCGACGAATTTAGAATATTGAAGGAAGAATTCTCCGACCTGAAAACCTAAGGGTTCCTCTACAAGATTTGTCTACGAAAGATGAGTCAGGGCCTAAGACCAGGTCGAAAATTTGCTCATATAATCTCACTAAAGATGTTAGTGAATTTATCCAGACAATTTCACAATATTCTATAAATTATTCTTCATATCATATTTTAGGGATCGTTTGATAGTTGATTAAAATTATGTAgagattaattattaaataataagagtaaagaaacttttttatagaaaatttattatttattatttagtgaACCTGTCATCTGAAACGAATTCAgaatattataaagaaaaatactcCATATTCTCTTATTTCCTATTGTAAGTATGAAACAAAGCTCGAACTCGAGCAATGGAAATCAACATTTTTTCTATACAAAATTTGTTATTAGCCTCTATAGTGTACAAAATTTGTTATTAATCTCTTTAGTGAATCTATTTGACGCGAATGCAAATTATCGTAGAAAGGAGAGgagagaaaaggaaaagaagagtATTATATTCCTCTATTCAACTTTagtatattgattattttgtcttatttttaatattaaactattaaatatttctcaaaattcttgGTAATAAAACACTCAATTTGCTAAAGTCATCATTCTTGttctattattatttctaaaggcaacaaaatcaaaattgactTCTTATGATCATTGCAAAACAATAATTctgtttaaaatatgaaataaattataaaaattacacATTTGAGGAACCAAAAACAGTATTTACTGTGAATTTGTACAATTGCTTTCttagcaacaaaaaaaaaaaaacatatatagttTACTATATTGTATGTTTGATGAGATTATTCcaaaacaaacaagaaaataacACTTGCAGGATCTTTAAACCACCCCATGGTTTGTGTTTCctgctatacatatatatttatatattaatcatgttgactccaaaataaaaaacaacaaaatttaataaaactagGGTTTTTTCTGTCCAGAGAAAAAACTATTTTGATTACAATATTTAGGTTCATTTTAATCAAGAACCTAAGGTGAAAAAAAGACTCTTTTTACTGtaaaaaagagggaaaaaaaaCTTCTTCATCATCATAATATTCTATTTgggaatttttataatttataagttaaacTCCACATCCCAAGCCTCTTGCTTCTGATCCTTTCATTATTCTCAGCCTCTTACAAGAAGACATAAAcattctgcaaaaaaaaaaatagaattcaaAAACCCCATTAGAATTACACGAAAATGCGAGTTTTTCTAGCcgatatacataaattatatacatgatATACATGGAATATACATTCAagatttcaagaacttactccCAAGGAACATCACCAACAAGCATCAAATCACCATCTTTGTCTTCATAAGCAGGGGCAAATTCAGAGCCTTTATAGCCTTCTCTTTCTGAGTATTCACCTATGGTGAGTTTGAACATGTTTTCTAAGGCTTTTAGTAGTTCTTGATAACATTTATACATTTTCAGATCAATTTTTCTTAGATAAGGGGCACCATCCATGCTAACTTTGACATACATTCCAGATTCAGATTCTGTTTTCTTTGGTTGGATGATGTTTTTCCTGTTAGATCTCACTGGTGGCCAACCCACAATTTGTGCCCTGAAAACATTAATCAACAACTTATTAGTCCTCATTTCTTCAATTGAATCAAAAGGGGTTTAAAAGCTCAGATTTTTTAAGCGTATCTGATAGCACAAAACATCTCACGTTAGCACAGAGATTGAAAAAGGACCACACCccacaatctaattctaatgtATATATTAGTAACTACTTTCACGACTCAAATCAAACAACCACAAATTATTAGTCCtcatttaaaaagtttaaatttttaagcGTATTTGATGCACAAAACATCTCACACGTTCACGTTAGCAAGGATTGAAAAAGGACCACACCCCACAATGTATTCTTACGTACATATTAATGATTAGTTCCACGATTCAAACCAAATTATTAATAGTTCTCATTTCTTCAATTGAATCAAAAGGGGTTAAAAAGTTCAGATTTTTAAGGTATCTAATGCCCCCAAATATTTACCATAGAGAAAAGATGGAAAAATCCAAGTTTAGCTAACCAACTAACTAAGCTATTAAAATTTCTCGAATTTCAAGAAACTTACTTGGCAACAGGTGGTGGGGTTTTGACATGATCAGAACTTGACTTAGATTCACAATCTTCTTCATCATGAGTTGATTCAGGTAAAGCCCTTTTGTTGTTATTCTTGGAATTTGATATTTCTTGGTCAGATTCTTGATCTTCTGTACCAGGCAAACCTAATCTCAGCTCAGTGGCTTTGAAATTCAGATCTTTCTGATTGCCCACTATACTTGTCATTTTCTTTCTctcctccaaaaaaaattaaaaattgaatcttgaaATACCCAAAACACCAAATGAAATCCTCAAATCtcaaaacacacacacacagaaaTTCTTTAAACACTTTCTTGATCAAGATTGCTCCTTTATTTACTATCTCAGAAGAAGTTGTGTATTTCAAGAAAAAGGTGAGGTCTTTGCAAGTTGTTGGTTGCTGTTATATAAAGAGCAAAGGAAAATTTGTAGACAAAGGGATTTTAGGTGGGGGGTGGGGTAGTTAGAggagtgggggtggggggtattaaagaatttttattttttaaaaaaaaaaaaaaatttggttgaAAGTGCATAAATTTGGGACAAAGACAAGGTAAAGTTGTCGGCAGGGAGAGGAGCAAGTTTAAGACAAGTGAAGCAACATTTAGGGGACAAGAGTGGGACAAGTTGAGCCGCCCATATGGAAGAGACTTTAAGGAGGATTCAATGGAAAATGATGGATGGTCAAGATGAGTTTTGGGACCTTGTGGAGCAAAATAAGGTACGTTCGAttgtatgtataatatatatcttGGGGTTTGAGAGGTGGGGATGGGTGGGTGGTTGGGTGGTGGTATGGAGGGTAAGGTATTTCTTGTTCGGTGTTCGGTACTCGGTATTCACTATTCATTCTGATTgatcaaaaaaagaaatttacagAAATTTCACTGCTTTAAAGCTAGTTATAATTAGATACACTTAAATTTGCAGTATTACGAACTTTATAAGATTTTGGAATGATGagatatgtttatatatattaagatatatGTATACTGAGATATGTGAATCAATATGAGATGTAATTTTTTCAAGGTACATTGTCTACAAGCGGTTTTTGTTTGTATCTGGGATACATACGAAAGGGAActtctagaaaatctcactagTTTAATTGATAGTTACTTGTATATACTTTAGTTtgcatattataaattttatttgattttgttgaGTTTAAATACGTCCAAATACATGTATCTTAGAATATATGAGATTAAAATTAGGTATAATTTATTCTTGATATATCGTATTCAAATGAATTTGCATGTATCACGATTTCTCCAATTTCAATCGTCGATCTCCTATGTATTTGTTACATACATATATGTTTGTATCTGGTGTAATTTGCATTTATTTGGGATACCTTAATTCTCGCTTGCTTTCCTCTCCATCTCACTCGTCTCTCTCCCTATTTTAATGTattgatattaaaaatacatatatctacAAGTATTTTACTCAACATCTGATGAAGACTCATAATTAGTGATAAAATACGTAACTATTTGTAAGTCTAGATAAGATTAATTTATATCATACTTTTGGGTTGTAAGCAAGgaattcattaatttataaaataaaatatagaaaaaattcacataaattatatcaattaCGGGAGAATACAGAGTAAAACAATTTAGtaagataaagaaaaagatgtcCTTCAGGATGACATAGTTGGTTTGGAGGGTTGTCATCCATCCGGATGATTCGAAATCGGTCCCCCCTCAATGCCTTCTGAGTCGAGTCTATCGCATAGGACTTGCCTGATATGGTTTATATCCCCTGTGTAATTTGCGTGTTATTGCAAAGTGTCCACCCCAAGGATAAAAAATATAGCAATTACAGATTATCCCgaagttaaagaaaaagaaaacaaagaatgTTAGCCAACAAAGGTGTAGTGATTCAGTTTTTAAGAAATctcttatatttataatatcctttgttttaattttgtttgtcGGGTTTTTGATTAGCATTAGCAAAGATGTTTATACTAAGAAGTAAAAAAACTACCTTTTGAATTGTCGAAagttaaaatcaaacaaaaattggtacaaaaaaaattaaaaaactaactaaaaatgaAGATAAACGAATTAAAATGAAGTATGAAATATCGAATTTgccttttgaaaatataaaagatttttcaatataaaagtGTATGAAAATTCAAGTGTTCTTATAATCCACAAATATCaactataataattttgaatactagataaaaagaaattatataaattacaatgaaataattaagatttttcattattaactagaaatatcaaatttaaataaaaaaaatttatcaaaaggGTCACTTATAAAAATCAACTTTATAAtatgtaaattaaatttaatccaattttaatataattatccgctatcgaataaaaaaataaaaataatgagaacaaaaaagggaagaagaagCCTCCCATGTGAAATTAAAAGGAGGGTCCATATGAGTGTTGGTTATGTATGGGCAAAGCATGGTAATAGCTTTTAGGGGAACTCAATTTTTTGGCATACTTCTAATTTTTGGTTAAGTTCATTGTCTCATCTAtccattattatattttatttgttaatgaatgtaacttaaatttattttttttaaaatttcattatatatgaaataaggaaaagaaaaattacattCAGTATCTAATATTCACATTGAAGATAATAATAtgctttttaataaaatcaattctatATACAAATTGATTCGTATTCAAAATCTctgattaaaattaaataagtatttaCTATTCAACTACTAATACCACTGGCTAGACTAAAAACTTTGGTTTACATGTATATCATGAGTATAAAAGTCATCCtatattcataaatattatatttaatttgtgtgtCTTGTAAGTATTTGATTTGACCCTCTCTTGaggaattttatatatttttttttccttcgtTTGGCTTAATTTGGTTTAAACTTGACTAATCTGAAAACTCCAAAATGATATATTgttgaaataatgaaataaaagacaaGACATGGAAATGTTAGCTAAAGTGCTACACCTTTTTCAATTTGTGTTACCTTAATTTGCTAATTTTCTACTTAAAGGTCAATTTAAGTTGCCAAATAAGCACTATTTTCCTTTAAGAATAAATGTGTGAAACgttttcaaaatcattatttatttcgGTTAGAGACGCATATATAAATGAGATTTTTTCTTTCGTAATTAATGATTTCAAGTTAGAATCATCAAATTACTTCAAAAATCTAAATTAACTACAAAATTTATCATTAGTCTATCATTAAATAACATAGTACTGACATTACTTTTAATGTTACGTTGCTAattcattattaaataaaattaacgataaatttttattttttaagggaAGTCGTATCACTTTCTTTGTAATAGTACTGGAGAAATTCAATTACAAAATGTTTGTATCATGTGCAacgaaaatttaaattaattgagtCAGTATGCTTGATAATATTAAATggttattaaataataaatattactttttaGTTTTCTAGAATTTTATTTCTCTGAATAAATAATAGCTAAAccttttttaatagaaaaatgaaaaaggaaaaaaacatgCACCCTCCCACTAACAAATTATCAACACAAGCATCATTTACTTGTTGACACAACCCAAAAGAAAGAGTGAaatatacaaattcataatatgtttatatttaatttttatacgaatatattaaattttaaataattttttatgaaatttttagttTCGCTTTTGCATGGTTTGAGTTGTTTATAAGAGCAAAAGAGAAGTTAATCGAAATAAAAAATCAcctctttttaattaaaaaaaatattatcgtaGTACTACTCCTAGCTTTTACTTACAATATTcctaagaaaaataaacatgataatGGGCAACTAAAGAATATAATTGATTAAGTCCTAcaattgtttaaaaaataaaaaacatttgtTTATCCATTTTCACTCAAATTAGGCCATGTGATTCTCCTATCCTTTTTTACCATTTAtatgaacaaaaataatatgatcaGACGTTAGAAGCGGAGTTAGAGTGTTGATTGAGGATTTAATTATATTcagtaattttaatttgaattttataattatttttattttaaactcaagaacatagaaataaaattataatttataatgcaTAAACTTTTAAATACCGAATTCGTTTCGATAGGTATATGTACTTATGAACGTTCAAGTTGCATTTTTTTAGGGAAAAGTTAAGTGGCTAGATTTGTTATCAACCCACCCATTGTCTTTTCTTTCTAATCAACCAAATTttgtagaaattaaaaaataataattaatttttaaaaaatgattacaAGGAAGCTTAGTAGCCTAATTAGTAGAAATATGAAGGCAATTTCCGTTCAACAAGAATAATCATATTGATTACGCGTATAAGTTCAAAAGGATGAAAGATTAAAAAAGTATCAGGAATTATCcagaaaaaagtaataattaggtttactattattaataggggaaaattgtatataatagcaaactaataactaaaataaatggaatagctagggtttgatttaattgtgttccatagtaaatgttagctaaaatttgtcagcgtctctctcccagaaatctctctcgccactctccattctcgctcgcctctctcgctttatacacagaagtgtataattctattcctgttttgtataaagcgagagaaaattgtatatacacatgcaagaatatatatcttcgtgttatatacttaattatacaatttacaaacattttacttcaaatattgcagagaaaaaggacaacgaattatacaattgtgaattatataattgtagtgaaatacaattttctctagttttacacaacagaagtgtatatattgtgtttctgtttttgtataaagtgagataacaacatatatcttcttgctatacacttataattatgcaatatacatacattttaatttcgattcaactgtatgcaaagcaaaattttataaaaatattgcagcgaaataggcagcgaAATGTACAATTATGCATTATACAATCGCAGTGAAATAGgacaacgaattatacaatggCAGCAAAATAgggcagcgaattatacaatttaggccagcaaattatacaattgtatatgtatagcgaattatacagttttatgtttgccatggagcgcaattatgcaaactttgctataacatacaaatatgaattttttgttttctatatgtgaaaattaccCAAATTAAAATCCACTAATATAGCTTATTATATTAGGGATGACAAATAAAATGGTGCAATAATTACGATATCATATAATTTAAGGTAGATTTAtgagaataatattaatattttttacttaaacttgtatattACCTATCCATCCCGCATTAGTTTAGAGAAAAACATTTCAAACTCACTCTGAATCTCCATAAATCAAATTTGCATTGTTTCACATCGCCCTATTATCATTTCTAAATAGATCAAACATagattaaaagaataataatttattaacaaGGAATCTAATAATGTTGAACAAATAATTGTTACAAATATCATTTCAATGTTAAAATgatagttatattttatttataaactcTCCTCATTATTATCTTTCGAAATATTGCATGTGAATGTTGAATTTTTCCAAGATAccttaaactcattaatttgTTTCTTGAACAATTAATGATGTAATTTGATATAACTCCTCAAGTAGTGCTTAAGATGGCtatcataaaacataaataaaagaataacataaaaaaaatcaaaggatgcctttttttatttaattattttgtattcattTTGAAATTCGATTAATCTTAATTCATATCAgaagtttaataaaatatttcattaaaagtGATTTGAGATTGtgatttttaataaagaataaattatataCCGGTCTGACTTTTATCATTTTaggaacatattttatttttagtttatttatattatacaatatatatttttattttcttggtaaaatgaagaaaaataaattgaaaaagaaagacgCGTAAGACACgaagaaaagaataaaagtGGAACGTGCAATGATTTTGTCTgtggtttcaatttttttcatcttcaaaactttattgtaattttttattttttttattttttcctttggttgaattatttaa
Coding sequences within it:
- the LOC101055541 gene encoding IAA1, whose translation is MTSIVGNQKDLNFKATELRLGLPGTEDQESDQEISNSKNNNKRALPESTHDEEDCESKSSSDHVKTPPPVAKAQIVGWPPVRSNRKNIIQPKKTESESGMYVKVSMDGAPYLRKIDLKMYKCYQELLKALENMFKLTIGEYSEREGYKGSEFAPAYEDKDGDLMLVGDVPWEMFMSSCKRLRIMKGSEARGLGCGV